From Aquabacter sp. L1I39, the proteins below share one genomic window:
- a CDS encoding penicillin-binding protein 1A: MRLLLRFFGFLFALGTLVLLGGAAAATYLVWKYSQDLPDYTQLQNYEPPVMTRVHADDGALVAEWARQRRLYIPIQSVPKLVIEAFLSAEDKNFYEHGGIDPSGIFRAAMVYAQNYGSNRRPQGASTITQQVAKNFLLTNEVSFDRKIKEALLALRIERAYSKDRILELYLNEIYLGMGAYGIAAAALVYFDKSVDELTIPEVAYLAALPKAPSSYNPFRDRERAIDRRNWVIDRMAENGFITAAQADAAKKSPLDVTPRPTGAQIFAAEYFAEEVRRQIIDRYGENKLYEGGLSVRTALNPKLQRFAKKTLTDGLVRFDEQRGWRGPVTKIELGPDWGAKLAEVKAFSDIPWKLAVVLDSSKDNARIGLQPPREKGGIISTQRDVGLITLDGVKWARWTKGPDAGRAVSSVSQVLKPGDVIYVEPIANKDGQYRLRQIPEVEGAMVVMEPLTGRVLALVGGFSYDESQFNRATQALRQPGSSFKPFVYSAALDNGYTPSTVVLDAPISIDQGPGMPAWTPENYAKKFYGPQTLRFGLEQSRNVMTVRLAQDVGMPLVADYAKKFGIYDDMLPVLSMSLGAGETTLMRMVGAYAMIANGGRKVTPSLIDRIQDRYGHTIYRHDERECRGCDADKWENQPEPTLIDRRPVVLDPMTSYQITSMMEGVVQRGTGTALKELGRPIAGKTGTTNDEKDAWFVGFTPQLVVGVYLGYDRPRAMGKGATGGVLSAPIVRDFFKDALADQPAIPFRVPAGIKLVRINPKSGLRAGPGENSILEAFKPGTAPPDSYSVIGSSDSGLDVTPEADRAVRSGTGGLY, from the coding sequence ATGCGGCTGCTGTTGAGGTTCTTCGGCTTTCTCTTTGCGCTCGGCACGCTGGTGCTGCTGGGGGGCGCCGCCGCGGCCACATACCTGGTGTGGAAATATTCGCAGGACCTGCCGGACTATACCCAGCTCCAGAATTACGAGCCTCCCGTCATGACCCGCGTCCATGCGGACGACGGCGCGCTGGTGGCCGAATGGGCGCGCCAGCGCCGGCTCTATATTCCCATCCAGTCCGTGCCGAAGCTCGTCATCGAGGCCTTCCTCTCCGCCGAGGACAAGAATTTCTACGAGCATGGCGGCATCGACCCGTCCGGCATCTTCCGCGCGGCCATGGTCTATGCCCAGAATTACGGCTCCAATCGCCGCCCGCAGGGTGCGTCCACCATCACCCAGCAGGTGGCCAAGAACTTCCTGCTCACCAACGAGGTGTCCTTCGATCGCAAGATCAAGGAGGCGCTGCTGGCCCTGCGCATCGAGCGCGCCTATTCCAAGGACCGCATCCTCGAGCTCTATCTGAACGAGATCTATCTCGGCATGGGCGCCTACGGCATCGCCGCCGCGGCTTTGGTCTATTTCGACAAGTCGGTGGACGAGCTGACCATTCCCGAGGTGGCCTATCTGGCCGCTTTGCCCAAGGCGCCGTCTTCCTACAACCCCTTCCGTGACCGTGAGCGCGCCATCGACCGGCGCAACTGGGTCATCGACCGCATGGCCGAGAACGGCTTCATCACCGCCGCCCAGGCGGATGCGGCCAAGAAGTCGCCCCTCGACGTCACCCCCCGGCCCACCGGCGCGCAGATCTTCGCCGCCGAGTATTTTGCCGAGGAAGTGCGCCGCCAGATCATCGACCGCTATGGCGAGAACAAGCTCTATGAGGGCGGGCTTTCGGTGCGCACCGCGCTGAACCCCAAGCTCCAGCGCTTCGCCAAGAAGACGCTGACCGACGGACTGGTGCGGTTCGACGAGCAGCGCGGCTGGCGCGGCCCCGTGACCAAGATCGAGCTCGGCCCCGACTGGGGTGCCAAGCTCGCCGAGGTGAAGGCCTTTTCCGACATTCCCTGGAAGCTGGCGGTGGTGCTGGATTCCAGCAAGGACAATGCCCGCATCGGCCTGCAGCCGCCGCGCGAGAAGGGCGGCATCATCTCCACCCAGCGCGACGTCGGGCTTATCACCCTCGACGGCGTGAAGTGGGCGCGCTGGACCAAGGGGCCTGATGCCGGGCGTGCCGTGTCCTCGGTGTCGCAGGTGCTCAAGCCCGGCGACGTCATCTATGTGGAGCCCATCGCCAACAAGGACGGCCAGTATCGCCTGCGCCAGATTCCGGAGGTGGAAGGCGCCATGGTGGTCATGGAGCCGCTCACCGGGCGCGTCCTCGCGCTGGTCGGCGGCTTCTCCTATGACGAGAGCCAGTTCAACCGCGCCACCCAGGCGCTGCGCCAGCCGGGCTCGTCGTTCAAGCCCTTCGTCTATTCGGCGGCCCTCGACAATGGCTATACGCCTTCCACCGTCGTGCTGGACGCGCCCATCTCCATCGACCAGGGGCCGGGCATGCCGGCCTGGACGCCGGAGAACTATGCCAAGAAGTTCTATGGCCCGCAGACGCTGCGCTTCGGCCTGGAGCAGTCGCGCAACGTGATGACGGTGCGCCTCGCCCAGGATGTGGGCATGCCGCTGGTGGCCGACTATGCCAAGAAGTTCGGCATCTATGACGACATGCTCCCCGTCCTGTCCATGTCGCTGGGCGCGGGCGAGACCACGCTCATGCGCATGGTGGGCGCCTATGCCATGATCGCCAATGGCGGGCGCAAGGTGACGCCCTCGCTCATCGACCGCATCCAGGACCGCTACGGCCACACCATCTATCGCCATGACGAGCGCGAGTGCCGCGGCTGCGACGCCGACAAGTGGGAGAACCAGCCCGAGCCCACGCTCATCGACCGGCGGCCGGTGGTGCTCGATCCCATGACCTCCTACCAGATCACCTCCATGATGGAGGGCGTGGTCCAGCGCGGCACGGGCACGGCGCTCAAGGAGCTGGGCCGGCCTATCGCCGGCAAGACCGGCACCACCAATGACGAGAAGGACGCCTGGTTCGTGGGCTTCACGCCCCAGCTCGTGGTGGGTGTCTATCTCGGCTATGACCGGCCCCGCGCCATGGGCAAGGGCGCCACCGGCGGCGTGCTCTCCGCTCCCATTGTGCGGGACTTCTTCAAGGATGCGCTGGCGGACCAGCCGGCCATTCCGTTCCGCGTGCCCGCCGGCATCAAGCTGGTGCGCATCAATCCCAAGAGCGGCCTGCGGGCCGGGCCGGGCGAGAATTCCATCCTGGAAGCCTTCAAGCCCGGCACGGCGCCCCCCGACAGCTATTCGGTGATCGGCTCCTCCGATTCGGGCCTCGACGTGACGCCCGAGGCCGACCGGGCGGTGCGCTCCGGCACGGGCGGGCTTTATTAG